The segment GTGATGCTACAATCCTGCTTTTGAGAATGGCCAGTTACGTAAAGATCCTCCACTTGTCTGCTTATTCTCTTGAGGTCAGTATCTCTTCCATTGACTGTTTTGGTATATGTATTCTATGTTGTTGTGCCTATGATTTTGTTGATGAAGCTGAagctttataaaataaattattttagtaataatTAGAACAAAATCTCAATcctattaaattattaataataactgAATACAATTCTGGACatgcatataaaataaaaatagaaaaccaaATATCCCTAAAAACTATTGAAATCTATAAAGATAATTCTAACtatcaaaataaatagtaaaactaaaataaaattaattcataaatctattatgaatatatatatctgtATATATGCTTATGGTTTCGATAATACATGCATTAGGCGCTTCATTTCGGCTGCAAATTGATCTTCACATTCGACAACCTCGTTACTTTATCACTCGAGAGCGACAAGGATAAAAGCTGGCAAGTTCTGCCACGTCTGCTCAGAAAGACCCCAAAGCTACAAAATTTAGTCATCAAGGTATCAGTTTCTTGATGgacaaataatatatttttcttgttttgcaATTGATTTATCATACACATgtcaaattgtttttttcatgttttcttttaaatgatTTCAGGGTCTCTTGCATCGAGTAACAGGTAGATGTGGAGATGTGTGCCCTTGCTATCATCGTCCCAAACGTAAGGGAGTGATTGATTGGCGAACAGAGAAAGTGTCTTGTTTACCGTATCTTCCACTGAAGGTGCTAGAGATCTCAGGATACGTACGGAGGAACTTGTAGAGAGATTGAACAGATGAGGTTTTTTTTGGGAAGCCTGCAATACCTCGAATTCGTGAAAATTGGTGTTCAACCAGAGTCAAGACTGTAACAAGTTGAGATCGAACCTAATGAGATTTCCTAGATTCTCATCCAAGTGCAACATCCAGTTCATCTGAATTTCTATCTCACTCTTGATGACAAAGTTGAGAAATAGCTCTCCTTACTATGTTCACATGATATAACAATGTTCACATTTTATGGCTTAGTGaaaaagagttaaaaaaaacatgatcATAAGCAAAAACTCATGGagcttttcaattttttatgtaATTTGAATTTAACCCCTGATGTTTTATTTATGACAATTTAAACCAAGAAATCTTTgcgttttaaattattttcattttcgaCCTTTATTTTTCAAACCTTTGTACAATGTGCACCTTAAATTGAAAACTTACCAAAATAATCACTTTGTAGATTGAGATAGATCTTCACAAAATGTTTATACTGCTCTTTAAGTTTTTACTAATTCGAATTTGACCCATGACGTTCTATTTATGACAATTTAAACCAAAAATCGTTGCGGTTTATGATTATTTACAATTCTGGTCCCTATAGTTTTTAGACGTTTATACAATGTGcatcttaaataaaaaaactcacCAAAAGAACCACTTTGTCGATTGAGAGATAAATCTTCACAAACTATAAAAGAAAAGACTTTTTGTTTGGATTGGAACAAGAAGATTGCATAGACAGACAAACGAAGCTGcgaagaaggagaagggagCGAAGAGGGGACGCGATAGAGATGGGAAACCATAAGCTCAAATggacggaggaggaggaagaggcgCTGCTCGCCGGCGTTCAGAAGCATGGGCCCGGAAAGTGGAAGAATATTATCAAAGATCCTGAGTTCGCTGATTCCCTCTATAATCGCTCCAACATCGACCTCAAGGTCTCTTCTTTCTTGCTCTCTGCTGTTTGTAAAGATATAAAGAACCTTACTTCGGTTTGATTGTGTgcaaaagattgaaactttctCACCGGAAAAATCTTCTAAGCTGTGTTTATGCATCAGTAGTCTTGAACTTTAGTGGCTTTGTTGATAATCTTTAGTTCCTAGTTGAAAGATTAAGACTTTGAAAAGTCTTGGACTCTTGTTAGTTAAGTTGATAGATTGTCTGCTCTGTTTCTTCTGTAGCATTTGAGATTCTTAAACTTACCTGAGATCTCGAGATGGTTGATTCACTATAATGGCAGTATATGACACTATCAAGTGCAAGAAATGCTGTGCAACTCGTTAGTCTTGTAACTCTAGCTATGATTTTAAACCACCAGAGGGTGTGAACTTATGATCAAGAATCTTAAAACATCCggtgttttatattttctagGATAAATGGCGTAACTTGAATGTTCCCCCTGACATTCAAGGCTCAATAGATAAGGTGCGGACACCAAAAATCAAAGCTGCCGCTTTGAATCTAGCCGCCGTTGCAGCTGCTGCTACCAGTACTCCACCACCTTCTAGCGCGACCCCTTCTCCGGTTGCTCCCCTCCCTCGTAGTGGATCTTCTGATTTGAACGTTGATGATAGTTGGAACACTATGGTGGATGCAAAGAATGCTcccaggtttttttttttttcttcagtgCTGTAAATTGCTACTTGCTAGTCTACTTGAATTGTGACGCTTCCTGATGATGCCATTGGTTTCTTAAAGGTATGATGGGATGATATTCGAAGCTCTTTCAGCGTTGACGGATCCTAATGGATCTGATGTCACTACAATTTTCAACTTCATCGAGGTTAGGCATATACTACTCGACTATTCTTTGTTGTTATAGTTTGATCCTAGTTGTTGCATACCACTATGATTATCTATAGATAGCTCTATTAGGTTCGGTATCAGTTATTATTGTCATAGCGGCTAACTTCTGATGATCAAGTTCATGATAATGGTCTTGGTTTTGTGTATAGGAAAAAAAACATGAAGTGCCACCAGGTTTTAAAAGGGTCCTGGGATCAAGATTGAGGAGGCTTGCTGCTCAAGGCAAAATTGAAAAGGTTAACCAGATAAGAGCAGGAGTAAGTAGTCTTGAACAAGAGCGCAAACATTTTAACTTTTTCTTTCCATCTGTGCTGGTTTCCTCCTCATGCCTGCTTTTTGTATTGTTTTGGTACAATGCAACAACAGACGCAGAACTTCTATAGGATGAATGGTACTAGCTTCTCGGGAGTGAGAACGCCGGTTGTAGCGAGACCTAAAGAGGTGAATGTGAAACCCCGGCAGACAAACAGTCAACGAGTACTCACGGTTTCGCAGAAGGAGGTTGATCAAGCTTCAGGAACCGCAGCTTTTAAGTTCGCGGAGgtagaaaaaaatttagaattggTCAAAAGAGCTGCAGAACACAAAGAAAGGATGATAAAACTGGCAGAACAAGCTGAGATTATTCTACTGCTAGCGGAAGAGTTGCACGAAGCATGTAAATGATTCTTTTCATAAAAAGCCATGACACTAGTGTCTCAGTGTTGTTCTGTCTTCAAAAAGCTTTAGGACTATTTGGTGTCTGAcgttttcagttttgttttgttgcagGTTGTCAGGGAAACATTGTGGAACTGAATTGAGGTTGATGGAAACAAAAGAAGCAAGCACAGATTGAGTGAGTCTTAGTTTTGGTATATATACTGATAGTAATTGGCTATTAGCTTGCATTCTTTTGTTTCTTATGATGCCAACTTAGGAGGAATTGTTTGCACAAATAACATTTTACCGTTCTTTAGTTtactaataaaaaaaaggtAGTTGAGGGTAATTAGCCAGAAACAGAAATGTATTGTGTGGCTTGGAAAGTACAGTATTAAACTCTTATCTTGTACTTTGtgtcatgtttttttcttttcaatcaaAATCAATTAGTATAAGTGAAACGTATTTAACAGTCTGAAGCTTACAATCCAGAACCAAGAACAGTTTTATCTCTAACATTATCAGTTTTGTGTGTAAAAGCTctgattgtaaataaataaagtaaattaGACAAGTTGCTGCTAATGACGTTATTAATAATGCACTCAAAAGATTGTTTTTGGTTGTTATCAACTGTCTCAAAAACATTCTATGAATCAGTAACAACACTGAAAAGATGTGTTTCTGTCACAAACAACCTTTGGGTTTGTTGTCAGAACAGTAAGAAAGAACTTAGAGTGGAACAAAAAGAACATCCTTTTTGGGTGTTGCAATCTGTTAAGTATACACACGCAAAAACCTATGTATAGTTCTGATTCAGAAAAATTACAAACACCAGTCAGCTATATAAGTCCTTCTTTTTTACTTTCTTCCATGTCATACACAACAAGATCAAGAACTGTCTTCAGTCTGAATCAAAATCCAGCGCCCACCTCCATCAAAGAACCTGATACTGTTTCTACCGGTTGTAAAACTTAAGGAATAAAATCACCTTCTAAGAGGCTAGACTGATCTTGGAGACATTGTATCTTGAGCTGAACAGTTTGACTGTTTCTTGTTGAGTTTAGACCGTAGATGTCTGATTTTCGCGTCAACTCTAGCTGTGAACCCGATCTTTGTCTTCTCCCGTGCTTTGTTACGCTCCCGAGTCCACATCCTTCTATCCTCCAAGTCTCTCTTGTAGTACTTGATCTCTTGAATGATGTGATGATCCATCGGATTCAAGAATCTCTGGAAGGATATGTGGGCAAAGTAAGGGAGAACCGTGGTTACTGTGACCAAAAACGTGGATATCCAATATATGGGAGCAGGAGCAAGAATCTCAGCTAGGATTCTATAGATGTTGCCTGAAAGACTCGGAGGCATCATCCCATAGAGCGCAACAAAGAGATACCACAAACCAATGCTTCCCCAGATCAAGACGTGTTGGATCCAAGTGAAGTGGCTCATGGTTAAAGCGATCTGCACGTTCACAGCCCAGATGATGCAAGTAAACATGGTGGTGCCAACAGCATCCATGTCAGCGGTTTGACCAGTGGCTCTGAAAGCTTGCTCATAGATGACTCCTATGTTGAGGAAGAATATGGCGAGAGAGGAGTAGACGCCGTTTCCCATCCAGCCTAGTATTCTATACCAGTCAAAGAAGAGATTCTTCTTCCCTTGTTGGTATAAAGCAGGAAACTGCAGAACAAAGAAAGAGTTTCTTGTGGTGAGTGAGAGATTCAGAGGAGCTTTAAGGTTAGTAGATAAAAAACTAAACCTTACCTGCAAGCAAATCTCAGAGGAAACATCTTGCTCAAAGACTCCAAGGGCAATCACTGGCAATGAGGTAAGGACAACGTTGAAGAGTAATAGGTAGTAGTCATTATACACTGATTGCCCTGAAAACCCAGTGAACGCCTCAAAATAGAAGAGAGTGAGACCAAATGCTATGTTTTTGTAGAAGAAATAACAGATCTGGATGAAGAACAATGTAAGTTAGAAACCAAAAAGTGTGCAAAGAGTAGAATAGGACATTCTTGTAAACACATATTTACCATTTGAGCTATTCTTTTATAGCACCAGTGTCCATGAACAACGAGTAATCTTTCCAGAAACCTGAACTGGGCAATAGAAAAATCGCTTGCCATAACAGCCTGCAGAAACAATTGAATATAATCAGGCATTTCCTACAAGTTGGGACattctataaaaaaatcaaattaaccTGCATTCCTTCGACTCCACTAATGCCAACACCAATGTCAGCTTCTTGAATCATTCCAACATCATTTGCACCATCACCTATTGCCAATGTAGTTTTCCCAGTTCCCTCTTTAACTAACCTTGTTACCTTTGTAGAGATAAAACAAAAGTTAGACTCAAAAGGAACACATGAAGCTGACATGTTGAGTATAAGAGAAGGGTGGAAATACAATACCAGAGCTTTCTGCTTGGGAGACACACGGCAGCATATGACTGACGCACAATCAACAGCCAAAGCAAGAAACTGAAACTTCATATCGTCCTCCAATGCGTACGTTAGAGTTTTCCCGTCAATGATCAAAGCAAATGCAGCGTGTGGATCTTTCTCTAGCTTCACCATTTGTACAGCTTTAGTGAGCTGATTCAGAATATTCTCCTTCACAGCCTGATTACATCAACCAAAAATATCAATTGTATATCTTAGAATGGGCTTATCACGTTTAAGGGAAAATCATCTTATCCCCATACCTTTGAATCTTGGGACCCTCCTTCTGAGTTCATCACAGTTATACATATCTGTTTCATGCCTTGCCTAAGTAAACTACAAGAATATCTGCAGTTCAAAACAAAAGTTAGTCAAagaaatttaaacataaatgaATCTACTTCAATGTATCAAAGTAGTCGTTTCTAACCCGATGTTGATTGCTGTCTCCATCTTATCCCCGGTTAAAACCCACAGTTTAAGGCCAGCTTGGGCAAGTTTATCTATGCACTGTGGGACCTAAagtcaaatgaaaaaaaaaaaagaaactcagTTTTACATTAAACAAGATAAAGGAGAAGTGAGTTAAGGTGTCTTGTCTGATAAATGCATACCCCTTTTTGGAGTTTGTCTTCCACAGCAGTTGCACCTACAAGAATAAGGTCCTTTTCGATCATATCTGAaatcttctcaagcaactcATCTCTGTCAGATCCTATAGAAGTTTTGGCCTTGTGAAACTCAGCGTTCCAAGCTGAATATTCATCCTCATCAAGCTTTCTGTATGAAAGGGCAAGAGTACGGAGTCCAGCTTCTCCATATTCATTTAAATGCTTAGTGGTAGGTCCCAAGTATGTTTTTCCATTCTTAGCCAGTCGTTCAAAAATGATACTGCAAAACATTTAATAACAACTGCTTGAGATTTCTATGACAACACAAAATTCCATGGTTCTAAAAATCTGTCTTACCCAAAACAATTTTCTAAAAATCCGATTTATACCGTTCTAAATCGgtttaaatcattttaaatcgttataaattagtttaactCTGTTAAATTAAGTAATACTATTAGTACAAATCCACGAGTTTATCTAATTTCTGTTGTTTTCTATATCTAATTTTGATGATTCATcagaataattatataattaaacccAAAACCTAAAGTATCTGATAGAAatgttaaaagtatataaaataaatcaataattcgCGGACGCCTAAACCTCCCTAAACC is part of the Brassica rapa cultivar Chiifu-401-42 chromosome A09, CAAS_Brap_v3.01, whole genome shotgun sequence genome and harbors:
- the LOC103842747 gene encoding telomere repeat-binding factor 4, with protein sequence MGNHKLKWTEEEEEALLAGVQKHGPGKWKNIIKDPEFADSLYNRSNIDLKDKWRNLNVPPDIQGSIDKVRTPKIKAAALNLAAVAAAATSTPPPSSATPSPVAPLPRSGSSDLNVDDSWNTMVDAKNAPRYDGMIFEALSALTDPNGSDVTTIFNFIEEKKHEVPPGFKRVLGSRLRRLAAQGKIEKVNQIRAGTQNFYRMNGTSFSGVRTPVVARPKEVNVKPRQTNSQRVLTVSQKEVDQASGTAAFKFAEVEKNLELVKRAAEHKERMIKLAEQAEIILLLAEELHEACCQGNIVELN